A window of Variovorax sp. HW608 genomic DNA:
GCGGCGCGCGTCGCCCGGGAACTCGGCGCGGGCCACGCCGCGGAGACGGTGGACGTGGCCGACGAAGCCGCCGTGATCGGCCTTTTCGAGCGGGTCGAAGCCGCCCACGGCCCGGTCGCGGTGCTGGTCTGCGTGGCCGGCCTCCTGATCCTGCCGAACGGCGAGCGTCCGCTGATCAAGGACATGAGCATGGATACATGGGAGCGCAGCTTCGCGGTGAACACCCGCGGCGCCTTCCTGTGCAGCCGTGAATACCTGCGCCGCCGCGAGGCGAATCCGCTCGCGCAGGGCCGGGTGGTCTTCTTCGGTTCGGTCGCGGCCCAACTGGGCGGCTACCGCTCCAGCGCGGCCTACATCGGCGCGAAGGCGGCGGTGCACGGCTACGCGAAGGCCTTCGCGCGCGAATCGGCGCACCTTCGCATCACGGCCAACGTGATCGCGCCGGGGCTGATCGACACCGACATGCTGCGCGCCACCGTCACCAGCAGCGGCGCGCTCGCGGCGGCGGCGCAGAACATCCCCCTGGGCCGTGTCGGCCGGGTCGACGACGTGGCGGCGGCAGTGGCCTACCTCGTCTCGCCGGCGGCGGAGTACATCACCGGCAACGTCATCGACGTGAACGGCGGCTACCGCATGCAGTGAGGCCGCGCGCCGGCCCGCCATCCCTTTGCAAATCGAATCACAGCCCACAGGACCCACAGGAGACAACATGAAATTCCTTCGCACCTTCGCCGCCGCCGCCTGCGTGCTGGCCCTTTGCGCCGCGCACGCCCAGGGCGAGCCCGGCGTGACCGACAAGACCATCAGGATCGGCCTGTTCGGCCCCTTGTCCGGCAACTCG
This region includes:
- a CDS encoding SDR family NAD(P)-dependent oxidoreductase — protein: MSQDSKERRLALVTGGGRGIGEAVCRQLASQGLRVVVADIDGDNAARVARELGAGHAAETVDVADEAAVIGLFERVEAAHGPVAVLVCVAGLLILPNGERPLIKDMSMDTWERSFAVNTRGAFLCSREYLRRREANPLAQGRVVFFGSVAAQLGGYRSSAAYIGAKAAVHGYAKAFARESAHLRITANVIAPGLIDTDMLRATVTSSGALAAAAQNIPLGRVGRVDDVAAAVAYLVSPAAEYITGNVIDVNGGYRMQ